In Carettochelys insculpta isolate YL-2023 chromosome 10, ASM3395843v1, whole genome shotgun sequence, the DNA window CAAgacaaatggctcctttaaaagAAAGGAGTTACAATTCAGAGCAGAAGAGCCCAAAATGTTATTCACTTGAGAGGACAGAGAGGGCTATTCTCTTACACATCCACCACGGATTTGGACTGCCACTCTACTCCCTAGCATACTCTAACTCTGTCTACATGGCACGCTAacctcaaaataggctatttcagcacgtAGCGCcgtctaaatggtgccacatgctgaaaggaAATGctctttcaaggcatcccttattcCTCCATCAAGGAGGAGCAGAGGGATGCCAGAACAGTgaacccattatctcaaaaacagTTTTGAGGCAATGGGCACATTTCTTAGACGTTGGCAGCTATTTTAGGATTTTGGTATATGCCTAAATAgcacctgctgtgtagacagcctTCTTGATCGGCCCCTGAAGTAACAATGATTAGGGAGACCAAATCACCCAGTCATTAGGTTAGGGATGCTGTGGGGAGCTACACAGAAAGTCCACTTCAAAACATTTGCTTTGCTAGTCCTTAAATCACCAGCTCTCCTTGCAAACGGGAGACCTGTTCCCAGACCATTCCAAAGTAATGTACCTCTCAGCCTCAGTGTCGTGAAGCAATTTCAGAGTTTTGTTTACAGCGCACCTTCTGTGACAAAACCAAACCTCTGACCAGGCTAGCTCACACTCCTGCCAGTCAACAATGCTCTGTTCTATGTAGATACCAGGTTAGATTCCCACTCTCACTCCTCTGGCCATTGAAGACTAGGACTGCCAGAGGCAGGGCATTAAGATtcaggctggggaaagaggacTTCTCTTAACAGGAGCGTTCTAACTAAAAATCATTAGAAGCCAGTTTCTTTGAGGAGTGGGGTTTAATCCACCAAACACTCTTCCATTATTGTGCACAGAGAAAGTAACATGTTATAAATACATTCATTGTtctattttccttcctttcaggTTCCCTGGAGTTTTGATATCTTGTCTTTCCACGTCCACAACCCTGAGCGTTCAAGCTGCCTTTCAACATCAGTTTCTGACAAATGGATATTTCAGCTTGCTTAAAATTATAGAAATAAATTTGGGAGCTTAAGTGGCAAGTTAGTGATCCCTGGAGGAACAGGACAGTGTATAGAAATTCACTGTGCACTAGTCAGTGTACAGTTGGGAAAAAGGATGGAGTAGAAGGTAGACGCAGTTGAAAACTGAAATGGCATCACCTCCCTCCCCAAAGCTGGACTCTTTATGAAAGAGTCATTTGATTAAAAACACATAACCTAAGAGCTAGCTGCAGGCTCATGGACTAGATCAGATTATGTTAATATCTAGTGCTGAGCACcactgccagactggatcagaggCAGATTTTCTATTCATTCCTCTGCTGCTGAAGTACATGAGTGCCTTCTCTTCAAAACAGGATTGTTGCTTCCTTGCCAGAACCGACTGATTACGAGGTGGGTTGGCAATTTTTAATGTAACTTCAGGCTGAACTGAAAGCTGGTTCAGGACTCCAAATTCATCTTTTTTAACGTAAGAAAGTCCTACTCCTTGAAATTGACCAGTGGGGAAGCTAAACAGGGGCTTTTATGGCTTTTGGCTACCTTGCAGGTGAAGTCAACATTTAATTAAGAATAGGTTTCGGGAAGAAAAAGTTCTCCTCTATTCATTCAATATAAATGGGAACAGAATAGTCTAGGAAACCAGACCGGTGCATCACGAAAGCACAGTATGTCAAAAGGATCAGCTAGCTAATCTGAATATTGCTTTGAACAATCAGCACGCCCCCCCAACCAACCCACCAACAAATTTAACACAAGAGTTAGTTGAACTGCCAAGGCCCCACTCCTTTTGTGCCTAAAGGGTCTTCACAGGAGAGTCACAGAAATGTGCAGGCCTCATTGACTTAATGGACAAGGAACAGCTCCTGCATACATGCTACAGATCACGTCTTGGTGGCCTTAAACCTCACACTCCTCAGGGGTTTGCCAGAAGGATAGGTGCAAACAGATTCACGTACACAAGTGTCTGAGTTAATCATTTCAGTTAGCTCTGAGGCCCAGGAAAGTGTTCAGAATTAAATGATACCGGCTACCGCAgcacctctccccacagccaagtCTGAATTGTTTCTTGGTTGGTTCAGAGTTTCTTCCATTCCAGAAACACCATTTTCCCTTCCCCTCACAACCACCCACGCAAACCCTCTCTCTGGATTACCGCAGTTCTCTTCCTTGGGCCAGTGCTTTGGAACAGTTCTCTTTGAGAACAATGGTTGGTTACAAGCTTTAGAGTCCTACCATGTCACCTCTGCTGTGACTCAATAACCAGCCAGGGAAGAGAGATCAGCACGGGCTTTTATACCCTGGAGCAGAACGCAAAGTGGTGTCAAAGTGAATGAATTTAGTCAGATTACCCACTGATAAAGCCTCATGTACATGacttataaatatgaatacaattATAAAATTACACATAAGAATTCACAGGTTTAAGGGGAAAAGACAGTTAGCTTGCAAATGGGAATAAACTGGGTAATCACTGATTTCCCATGTAACATCCTTTAACAGAGGAATACAGCCTGGAGTGACCTTAAAAGCAAAAACCATCCAGAAAATGTTGTCCCATGCTATGTTCCTAGGCATCCACTAAAAGAGTTCTTTCCAGTTTGGAAACAGTTATTGCTGGTATTAATTCTGTTCATGCTTTGACCCTAATGCTAGGAGATCAGATTTGCAGACAAAACACTACGAAGCCCACTGCCGGGGGTGGGCGTGGGTGCACGCACTAACCTTTCACCTCttaaaaactgccagttttgTCTGATTCTCAAATTAACCCCACCTGTATTTTATGTCCACTGTGAAGCAGCTTGTTTTCCTCCACAGATGCAGAATTTCTTAGGACAAGCTACCAGTTAGAAAACAACATCCTGCATCAGTACTTGTATCTATAAAAGGACAAGTTAGCACTGAAGTGGTTGCATCTCACTGCAGTCTACTGTAAATCCTGGAACTCTGACTTACCGGCCGCTCTGACTTGGGGTAAAGGGAGAGTATGTAGTGCGAAGTGTAGTCCATGTGTTGCACTATATATGTTTGGTTAACTGATATCTTACTCATAATGTATGCGTGGCTTATGCCGACAGTTTTTATAGCCTAGGTCATACACCAGTTAGTTACTGTTGTTTTACATGACTCTTAAATCCTGTTACTGATACAATTCTATATACTTCATATCAGTTCCAACTAACAAGTGGGACAGCAGGCTCTCAATCTGCCAAGACAACTAAGTCACCTGATGAGGTAAACCACAGAAATGACTATTCTAACTTAGAGGAATGACCATCAATGATAGGCTTTTTTCTATAATAAAAGGAATCTCAGCACTAGAAACTACTTTTCTTATAACCTGACTGCTCTGTCACTGCCCTATTGCCAAGAAAGTGAATTACCTGGAAAACAGAGAATCAAATTAGGTTTTAAAGTTGTACAATGGCAAAAGTCAAAGTTAGAGATTCTTAAAATATTCTACCCTCAGCAAAGTCCTAATGACAAAGAGGCCACATTTTGGAATAAGAGAACAGATTTTGGAGGAGTAAGTGCTGACTAAATAGGAAGATTCTGCTCCAGACCAAGCATCCAACTGCCATGTTAGGCATGTGAGATATCTGCCAAATCCCCTGGCAGCTCAACCCTCACTTAACAGAAGATGTCACCTAATCATCAGGAAAAAAACACGTGTGATCTACCAGCTGTCCCAGCCTGAAACAGCTCCCACCACACCCTGCCAGCAAATCAGTATTCTGCAGAGGACATGAGAAGGGATCCTCAAACCAGGCTGTAAGGTTAATGGAGACCATttgtacagagaaccaaaacgaactggggaagtgggggtggggaggaaaaaaacaaacaaactgtacTGCAAATTACAATTTCTCTCTGTAGAGAGCCAACTCAGTGCCTAGCCACTTGGCATttctcaataaaaataaaatatattaacaaaatacatttttagggGTGGCAGCGAGAAGTTATGGCCACCCCTAACCCCAGCAGGCTGGCTGCACAGACTACCCTTTTATTCTGCACGCACACAGTTGTAAGAGGcatgttccccccgcccccagttagAGTGTGATTTGCCAAAGGCCAAAGCTGGGAAAACTCCTATCTTCGCATTTTCATTTGGTCACAAGACTGAGAGAAAGGAGTAAGAGGGAGATGGGGAAAATGTCTGCCTGCCCAATAGCAGCTCGGTGATCCCATGAGCCCAACTGCTTACTTCAGGAGTTGGTGTCAcaggcaaagaggagggagggaggctgggagagcTCAGCCCATGGTGCTAATTCCTTTCCTGAACAAAGACAGTCTCTTGAGGGCACAAGCCAGCCTCCTGCAATGTGATGTCATAGTCCAGATGAGAAAGCTTCCTTCGAGGGAAGTTCGTGAGAAGTTCAAAACGTTCATTAGGGTACCCTTTGGACTGGACGTGCTTCACAAGAGCCTGCAGAAAAAGGAAGGACAGAGTTGAGTCACATCAGAATCAAGTAGAGACAACTTTCTCTTTGAATTATAGATAATAAGGAGTTGGGGGAGTGTGTCTGTGCGTGTGTGCACACTCCACCCTCCCCCTCTAGCTCCCAAGATTGAAATGCTAGGCACTATTAAGCTTACCGGTGCCTGGCTAATTAATACTTCAAACAGAACAGAAACACACTAGCATACTAATGCAAGCACACTGGATTTTGGATTACACATTAAGACAGTAAAAAGGTATCTGCAAAAAAAGTCATAGAATATCCTCTTTGCTGTTTATTGGCAATCACTACCAGAAGTGAAGTTAACTGAGTCTGTGTGAAACAAGGGACTTTTCTAGGTTTCTTGAACAGGAGGACAATGTTGAGTTTATCATATTTTTAACCTACAATTTTAATCTTTCTTGTTttcaaactatatatatatatataactgctCTCATTAGCTCTTTTGCGGTAACATCAATGGTTTCTGagaaggaaaagggggaaaaaatgtaaGGAAACACTCTCCAGCTTAGTCAAACAACAGCAGTAAGTCAGGAAGGGGGAATGCCCATGTCAGGAGGAACAGGAGGCGAAGGAAAGGAAAGACCACATCTAAAGCCAAGGAAAAGCAGACAGTGGATAGAAAGGAACACAGGAGTAGTTAAAAGGGGCCTAGGAGGGAAGCAACAAGATCACAAACCAGGCAGATGAAAAGGATAATAGAAAAGCAGATGCCACTTTTCAAGAATGGGAAGGAAAACaaattcttctccctccccttttatTCAAAAATTAAATCAGTAAGTTTGCTGCTCACACCTCACTGAACATTTTAAGGCCGGTCCCGCCCATACACCTCAAGCCACTTGTGAAGTAACAGATATTTTCCAGACAACACAGTCTGAGAGCCACAGGTGAAAGGCAGTACTGCATTCCTGCAAATAACAATGTCATGTTGCAGGGAATAAGCCACAAAGCCTGATAGTGTTAGCCCCTCCACATGCACGACAGACACTTTCATAGTTGGCAAAGTCTAATTTCAGCCACAAAGAGGTACTCTCTAGCTTCAGCTCTCTTCTGCTCAAACAGGGATTGCCAATTAGCTTCACTTACCAGGAGTTTAGCTTGTTCAGGCAGTGAAATTTGTTCCCTCTTTCCATCTGGATACCTTAGCATCAGCTGTGCTTTTGGTCCTAGAGCAAAGTAAGTTGCGACAGGTTAACAAGGGGGCATTGATTTGAGCTCTTTTGTAGATTTAGGGTTAGCTGGTGTATTTTACTATATGGGAAAAGAGGGTTAATGAGTGGAAATTCACAAAGGGTCTTAAAGGTGAGTTGCAAAGCTTGATCCACGAAAATGAACTTCTGCtacatgtatttttttccttgaaGTTAAAACCAGTGACTCCTACACTCCCCTATCTTTTGGGGTCCATCTACACCAGGAAAACATGCTTTGGTACAACTACACCAGTGCAAAGTGGAATTACATTACATTGTGAAGCATGCACCACCAGTTCAAGCCTCTCTGAGCACATCTAAATTACACAAGTGCATATTTCCCCATCACAGACAGGCACTCAGACTAATACAAACTCCTATTACAATTCAATGATTAACCTGCTCTCGGGGTTCTGTGAGGTATTTTCATAAAAAAAGCTGCTGAAAGCAGAGGGGTGTATCAAAATGGCAAAGTCTCCATTCAAGGATAAAGACAGAGAGGGGTTGTTACAAAAGGACAAACATACTCGCTAATGTGAAAAGGCTGTTAGAAATGCTTTTAAAAGCTTTGCTATTTACCACTGAAGGGGAAAAGCTCACCATTCACATTTAATCCCTCCACTGCACCGTCAGGCTTGTCGGCTGACTCCTCTAATAACCCAGTATCAACGCTGGATGCTACTCGATGGTTTGCCGTTGTTCCAGGCTCAGTCCTTAtggggggctcaggcagagaTCTCCGGCCCTCCTCTTTCCTATACCCCAAATCCTTGTGCGGAGACTTCCTCGACTTGGCAGGATTCTCtgactcctcctcctcatcagacCCACAAACAGAAATAAATTCCTCACTTCCAGAAAAGAGCTCCGATTCAGACTCCTCGTCCGATCGGCTGTCCTGTTTGACCTGGGAGGAATCAAAATGTGTCTCTTGCAGGGAGGCCCTGATGGCAGCTTCCATCTGACTGTCCTCACTGGCGTCAATGAGGCTCTCCTGGTTGACGTAGCCAGGATAGAGAAGTGAAAGGAAAAAACCATAAATAAGCAAAGCATTTTAAACAGTGTGCGCCCAGCAATTACAGGACTTTACCAAAGGGATCTCTGGTGACATCCAATAGGTGTGTAATGGTTACATGGTGTGGCAGCCAACTTTTCTACTACTTTACAGCCCTCAATATTTCTCCTTTTCGGGAAATACATAAATTCTCCCAAAATGacacttccccctcccctacATTCTCTGCAGCATGCTCACCTGGCTGTCTGTTCCACTAATCCCCAACCCTCAATCATTTGGCAGATCACCTGCTCTCTTCCAACTGTCCAGACTTGATTTCCATGGGGTAGCTACAGTATTTGTCTGCACAGAAAAGTACCGAGAGAGATCTATACTAAAGAGGAAGGTTCTAAGAAGCGTCCTTTAATGTTGAGGTGCCCACATTTTTCACATCACCTCCCCTCCACCTTGGCTCCTGCAGAGTGGAAGGCAGCAGGGGTACAGTCGGGAAGAGTGTTCCATGTAGGCTGAGCCCGCGGGTGGGAACCCAggcgagattcaggtgccgcccagctgattagcagagcacccacagccagcagtgtttcTCTATGGTGGTGTgcagccacacatgccttagtgtatgtaacaaaatttattctgcccatggatgcaaaaaattaaaaggaacaatGGTCAGGAGCTGGGATGAGGCTTCCTGGGGGTAGAAGCAGGCAGGATAAAGGAGCTGAGGTTTGGCCCAGAGATGCAGCTGGAGGGTGATGGTCCAGGTTGGAGCTAGTTGGGCATGGAGAGGTGCTAGGTGGTGGTCCCTCCACTTCTCCCATGGTCTCACTGTACCCCCCAAGTATTTCTCTCTGCTCCCTAAAGGGCTGTGACCTACAGTTTGGGGACCACTATTTTAATGTGATTTGTGCAGCAGCTGGATGAATCTCTCCTTCTCCCAGGACATACAGAAATAAGCAAAGCTACTCTGCAAGTTACAGCAAGCTGCTTAGGTTTTAGTTTTGCTGCCCACAAAAAGCTCTGGAAACTCTAAGAATCCAGTCTGGAGTACAAttaagcaaggaaaaaaaaaggttaacaTTTTGAAAGAGACAGTCAGTTCTACGGACATTAACTAACCTCAAAATAGAATTATGCATTCTGTAGGTCTCATGGATTAATTCCAGTACTAAAAATTTGTTTTCCgaaagacattaaaaaaaaaaaatcacagtatttTGTAAAAACCTTTCCTTTTAGGGTTACTGTATTTCAGAAAACTGCACAAGTCTATCAGGTGGTGGCAGAACAAGCACTACTTCCAAGCAATTACACTCTCCTCTCACCTTTGTTTTCAGCCCCTCCTACCAAGACACCAATCTTAACACTCACTACGTAATTTATTTGAAGACCTGGGGTCAAAATTTTCCCAACCCCCATACTatcaaaaacaaacatttaaactgtaaaaacacaaagcagttaagtagcactttaaagactagcaaaatagtttattaggtgagcttccgtgggtctgtcccacgaaagctcatcacctaataaactattttgctagtctttaaagtgctacttgactgctttgtgttttgatagtgtatagactagcacggcttcctctctgttaccatttaaaCTGTAGTGCACCCTTTCTACTCTTTACACCTCATAACTCACATTCCACAAGCCTCTCATTTTGTCCCAGCAAtttgtagacacagctcacatTACTATGGTTGTTACAGCTGCAACAAGTCCTACAGGTTATGTAGGATCCAACAGAACTACAGAttaaggaggagagaaaagtaTTTTCATTGATGCATCATCTGCATTGTGTTTTTATGCACTCACTAGTTCCCACAAGTCTATTAGTATTTCCGATGCAGGGGGATCAGAAGTTCTACTAGCCCAGACACACGTGTGCTGAgttttcctttccccctcccccatgtcaaGGTCTTATACTTACAGAGCGGGAACACTTTTGTGGAGGGCTGGTAGAATGTCCATCCAGTTGCCCGTGCTCACCCAGGAAACCAGTCACTTGGTCCAAGAAAGAAGTTACATCCAGTTGGTGCCACTCGACTAGTTTCTGGCCTATGGAAAACATAGGAACATGGGATTTTATTTCACTGAGAGGGAAACTCAAGATTGAGTTCTGCTTAGCCACTAGGAGCATAAAGTGCAATTCAGTCCCTTTGGAAGGAGCACTAGAGAAGGTACTTTTATACCCTAGTATGTAAAAATCAGGAGGGTGGATTACCCCAACTTGAGTTACAGTAATGCAGAAATTCTTTTACTGTTAAAGTAGTAAAAAGTTTCAAGGCAGCACCCATAATGGAAACCAACAATTCAGTATGAAGAAGCTTAGAACCAGTAGGGTTTTGGAAAAAAGGAAGATTCTTTGGGGAtctacaaaaaaaacaaaaacagtaaattCTGTCCAGCATTCAAAAACAGGTCAAAGACAAAAGGAATTGGACAAAAACCTGCatgcatatttaaaattaaagtgcGGCCAAAATAATCATTTTAAGCCTTCTGGTGGCAGTGTGCATTGATGGACGCCaccagagagagcgagagagaaaaaaaaccaaacaccttctccctcctgccctggtgtCTCACTGCTCAAAAAGCACATGAGAAAATAATCATTGTTTAAATAAATTTTCTCACTGATATTTCATCACATAATTCTTACACAATGGTGCAAATCTGATCGCTAAAGCATGTTAATTTACGACTCAGCACAGCATTTGACAACATCTAAGATGATATACTTAATTAATATTTTTAGATAATAAAAAACCAAAATACCTCTGtgaagctgcagatgcagcagcgGTACGTTAGGAATGGTAAGAACTAAATCACACACGCAAATCCAACAGCACTTATATTTTATTAAGCTAAGACCTGGTCTACATTAGAAGAACAGGTCAAACTCAGCTGACTTAGGTCCACCTCTCTTTCCAGCTGTTGGACTGGCACAGAGCCTCAGGAGAAAACGAATACGGGAAGGTGTTCCTAGagcacatgcaagctgcctgcacGGACAGGACACAGTTAAATGAATGGAGCAGAACCAGGCTGGAGGAAAGAAGGGTGCTCAGAGCATGAAGTCCAGATCCAGGAAGAGATGTTGAAGCTGATGGTGcggcaaacagagctcctgaggtgcctggtacaggagcacagagcctcaCTGCAGACTatgatgaaccacatgccctccttACTATGTTTTTTACCCTCCCCAcacattgcccccccccccccgaatgtGGGGTAGGAGGGCAGAAGTCAAGGACAGCCTTCCATTCCACTTCCAGGGAtgcttctcagagcagaaggctgacgtTCCCCCCCGCCTTTACTGTGCACTACACTGTGCCCCctaaatgaaaatgattaagctCACAAAAAGTGTCTTTATTGCCTGTGTTGCCTGGGGCTTTACCGGCCAGCACATATCACACAAGAGACACCTCCTTAAAGCAACAGACATGAGTGTCATGTCACCATCTGGAAGcgttttttttaaagtctcccTAActggcagtgcccctcactgtgctctccttattgctctGTTGTCTTGCTGCTCATAATTAGcagccaggtgatctgcctcagccctccagccacaaTGTCAGTGAAATGGCCCCTGTGATCCATCAGTGCCTGCAACACAATCGAGAAATCCCCCTTGTCATTTATATACTGAGTGGTAAGGTGGTTTGGTGCCAATATAGAAATGTGTGctccactgcagttagggaaccccactgcagcaaatctgtccactatgccctgcacatttcccagtgTCACTGTCCTTCATGGCAGAAGGGtactgattgccttggctacctagATGACACCAGCTCTCACCATAGACATGCCCACGGACCGATAGCTGTTTGgcactgcaagcttccacagagctactgCCACTCGCTCCTGAACTGTCAAAACTGAGTCTCATTTTGGTATGGCTGTGCTTCAGGCGGGGGAaaacaattcacaaagttccacagAAATGGCCTTACACAGGCAGAAGTTTTGCCGTCTCTGCTGATCGTCCGATACCTCCAGAGCAATACGGTCTCACCAGACAGAGCTTGgttcatggcaccagaaccagcactccactgtgtacaaagtgTCAGGTGCAGCCAggatctccccattcctcctctccagtgtctcacattTGCACATGTTCACGTCGTCCTCAGCCTTCATCATTCCGACAGCTGTGCGTACCACAGCACAATgcgtgaggtgctcataatacttgccataACAGTTTGCGCCTGGACatgttccatgctagccttgcaatggcatctgcacagatACCCAGTGAAAGAAGTGTGCAAAACTACTTCTTGACATTGCTTTCCAAAAGTGAGGAGGAAGAGATAAATGCACTGTGGGAGGCTGACCCCACTCACCCCCAGCACGTGGCGTCCTGTCAGACACTAGAAGCTTAACCCAcagtgcaagggggcagcagcaattgtgggataggtacccacagtgcattgcatACAAAGCCAAGGCTGCCCACCCTAATGGGGATGCACTCCAACTCAGGTGCTAATGTGGACATGCACTCTTGAACTTTATAAAAGTTGGgtgcttaaaaaaaataaaataaattgaatcTCCTGgcatagacatacccagagagAAATGAAAATAGTGAGCAAAGAGCACCACTAGTGAGTGAACAGATAATTGATTTAATTTTAATGGTTTTAGGTATTTTAATACCACAAGTAAAGATATGTTTATAGCAGTTTAAATTGGCCCTTTAAAGGACACTTCAAAGCCAATTCATGCTTTGACCACAAAGTGgtacacattttatttttcaaatggaCAGATAAAGTTAGCAAACTAAAATGAAAACAAGTGTGTCTACACAAAATTTGTGCAGAACTTGGATTTTTATTCATTTAGTTTTAAAATAGAAGAGAATGTTTAGAATGAATTGCTTTACCATTAATTAGACCAAGTATTTGAATACGATGTGTTGATGACGCATTTGTGGTCATTAAGCGCACTGATATAGAATGCGTTCATGACATTTAAGTAAAACAACTAAAGGTATCATGTTTACTATTGAAAACAAATGCAGTCAAAAACTTCCGTTTCTCAACAGGTTAGTGAATCATAGAGAAACAGGGCATTTGGAAACATCTGTATATAGAAAAGAAACACATATGGACAAAATTCTCAGTGTTTTCAGTAACCATCCTGTCAGTCACAAAAGAAGCTGCATGAGAACCCTCTTTAATAGAGCTAAAACGCATTGCAGCAAGGATTTATTATGCAAAGCTGAAGAGAAACATCTTAAATCACATATTTAAGCTAAATGGTTACCCAAGGAACTTTGTTCGAAGATGTATATAAAAATCAAAATCGATAACTATGGAACCTTCAGCCAAAAGAATAGGACTACcatatgttaaaaatatttccaaaatgaCATCAAGACTATTAAAACCATATGGAATTACTGTCGTGCACAAACCGACAAACATGTCGAGAAATACTCTACCCAGGCCAAAAGATCCGATTCAATGTACATGTAAAACAAATGTGATTTATAAAATTCAATGTTCAAACTGTTTTGAACACTGtgttggacaaactggaaggAGATTAGGTACACATATACATGAACATCAAATGGCTGTGAAATGACATGATCCTTTGTCATTGATTTCATTACACAAGGACAATAATTGTCACAAATTTGATTTCAACAATGTGAAAGTTATAGGATGAACAGGATTTAGGCAGGGAAAGGAGTTTCCAGAGGCATGGTTTTCTGGAAATGATTCAATTAATCGGCATGTTGATTTAGACCCGGTGTTTGAACTTATGAGGCTGAGGGATAATAGGAAAAAGAACACCTAATAAAAACATGGTTAACAATGATTGGTTGGCCGTAAGTAACCAATCAAAATCAACTATTGGTTATGGTCACATAAAAGACTATATAAAGAGTGGTCTGGGAGGACTTCTATTAAAAACCTACTGCACACTGACAACGTTACCGCGATTGGTAATGAAACGTCTGCAATCAAATTG includes these proteins:
- the UBXN7 gene encoding UBX domain-containing protein 7, with product MAAHGGTAASAALKGLIQQFIAITGASESVGKHMLEACNNNLEMAVTMFLDGGGIAEEPSTSSAAVSNVRPHTEEEVRAPIPQKQEILVEPEPLFEIPKRRRPARSIFDGFRDFQTETIRQEQELRNGGAIDKKLTTLADLFRPPIDLMHKGSFETAKECGQMQSKWLMINIQNVQDFACQCLNRDVWSNEAVKNIIREHFIFWQVYHDSEEGQRYIQFYKLADFPYVSILDPRTGQKLVEWHQLDVTSFLDQVTGFLGEHGQLDGHSTSPPQKCSRSESLIDASEDSQMEAAIRASLQETHFDSSQVKQDSRSDEESESELFSGSEEFISVCGSDEEEESENPAKSRKSPHKDLGYRKEEGRRSLPEPPIRTEPGTTANHRVASSVDTGLLEESADKPDGAVEGLNVNGPKAQLMLRYPDGKREQISLPEQAKLLALVKHVQSKGYPNERFELLTNFPRRKLSHLDYDITLQEAGLCPQETVFVQERN